One genomic window of Bos taurus isolate L1 Dominette 01449 registration number 42190680 breed Hereford chromosome Y, ARS-UCD2.0, whole genome shotgun sequence includes the following:
- the LOC132344657 gene encoding testis-specific Y-encoded protein 1-like translates to MSHPFTSDPVWGHGQGQEEHERWSEECGSILGPRTYFVVSPEPQVATAGDNATHVSVEVAGDGGALVDRDVAGIRRVFQLLVEDIMEEVEVLADEEQQRGSSQDLKEKVLEDQGKELPGDTNELLALDALQALSTLQVELSSDHEKNCRGYVSFMCKSH, encoded by the exons atgtcccatcctttcacatctgacccagtctggggtcatggccagggccaagaagagcacgagaggtggtcagaggaatgcgGGAGCATCTTGGGACCCCGGACCTACTTTGTTGTGAGCCCAGAA CCACAAGTTGCAACAGCAGGCGACAATGCGACCCACGTCAGCgtggaggtggcaggggatggcggggccctggtggacagagacgtggcggggatcaggcgggtgttccagctgcttgtggaagacatcatggaggaggtggaggttttggctgatgaggaGCAGCAACGGGGGTCCTcgcaagacctgaaggagaaggtgTTAGAGGATCAGGGCAAGGAATTGCCGGGAGACACAAATGAACTTCTGGCACTAGATGCGCTGCAGGCGCTGtccaccctgcaagtggaactgagctctgaccatgagaaaaactgcaggggctatgtttccttcatgtgcaagagccattAG